Proteins from a single region of Antechinus flavipes isolate AdamAnt ecotype Samford, QLD, Australia chromosome 2, AdamAnt_v2, whole genome shotgun sequence:
- the PNP gene encoding purine nucleoside phosphorylase produces MENPLQYEDYKKTAEWLLSHTKHRPEIAVICGSGLGGLANKLTQSQAFDYKEIPNFPQSTVPGHAGRLVFGYLNDKCCVMMQGRFHIYEGYPLWKVAFPVRVFRLMNVHTLIVTNAAGGLNPEYQVGDVMLIRDHINLAGLSGQNPLRGPNDERFGERFPPMSDAYDRILRQQAHCIWKEMEQERPLQEGTYVVVGGPNFETIAECRFLQKLGADAVGMSTVPEVIVARHCGLRVFGFSLITNKSVMDYENQETANHEEVLVAGRLAAKKLEQLVCLLVENMQAPSEKTF; encoded by the exons acTCCAGTATGAGGATTATAAGAAAACTGCTGAGTGGCTTTTATCCCATACCAAACATCGACCTGAAATTGCAGTCATCTGTGGTTCTGGATTGGGGGGCTTGGCAAATAAACTGACCCAATCCCAGGCCTTTGACTACAAAGAGATACCTAACTTCCCCCAAAGCACAG TACCAGGACATGCCGGGCGGTTGGTATTTGGATACTTAAATGACAAATGCTGTGTGATGATGCAAGGCCGATTCCACATATATGAAGGTTACCCACTCTGGAAG gTAGCATTCCCTGTGAGAGTTTTCCGACTTATGAATGTACACACTTTAATTGTCACCAATGCTGCTGGTGGGCTGAACCCTGAATATCAAGTTGGGGATGTTATGTTGATCCGAGATCATATCAACTTGGCAGGCCTCAGTGGTCAAAATCCACTCAGAGGCCCCAATGATGAGAG GTTTGGAGAAAGGTTTCCTCCCATGTCTGATGCCTATGACCGGATTCTGAGACAACAGGCCCATTGCATATGGAAAGAAATGGAACAGGAACGACCATTACAGGAAGGAACCTATGTTGTAGTGGGAGGACCCAACTTTGAAACCATTGCAGAGTGTCGCTTTCTGCAGAAACTAGGAGCTGATGCTGTTG GCATGAGCACAGTGCCAGAGGTGATAGTGGCCAGGCACTGTGGCCTTCGAGTCTTTGGATTCTCCCTCATAACAAACAAATCAGTAATGGACTATGAAAATCAAGAGACAGCCAATCATGAAGAAGTACTGGTGGCTGGGCGCCTGGCTGCCAAGAAGTTGGAGCAACTTGTCTGTCTGCTTGTGGAAAACATGCAGGCGCCTTCTGAGAAGACTTTTTGA